One Oryza sativa Japonica Group chromosome 8, ASM3414082v1 DNA window includes the following coding sequences:
- the LOC4345306 gene encoding cytochrome b561 and DOMON domain-containing protein At5g47530, with product MAASRRVAISLLLLVAAMASSFSFSPCTAQSSSSCASYTFSSNQQYGSCATLPRLGATLHYNYTAAASTVAVAFRAPQPAGGKGWVAWGINPSGSGMVGTQAVVAFRHSNGSLVAYPTVLGSYAPSMAPAAAKDLALPVSGVSAEENGKAKEVVVYATVALPAGKGTKFNHVWQQGSSVAGDVPAAHPTSGDNVLSVGSIDFSK from the coding sequence ATGGCTGCTTCTCGCCGCGTCGcgatctccctcctcctcctggtcgcggccatggcgagctccttctccttctccccgTGCACCgcgcagtcgtcgtcgtcgtgcgcGAGCTACACCTTCTCCAGCAACCAGCAGTACGGCTCGTGCGCCACCCTGCCGCGCCTGGGCGCCACGCTGCACTACAACtacacggcggcggccagcaccgtcgccgtcgcgttccGCGCGCCGCAGCCGGCGGGCGGCAAGGGGTGGGTGGCGTGGGGGATCAACCCGAGCGGCAGCGGGATGGTGGGCACCCAGGCCGTGGTGGCGTTCCGCCACTCCAACGGCAGCCTCGTCGCGTACCCGACGGTGCTCGGCAGCTACGCGCCGTCCATGGCGCCCGCGGCGGCCAAGGACCTGGCCCTCCCCGTCTCCGGCGTGTCGGCGGAGGAGAACGGCAAGGCGAAGGAGGTGGTGGTGTACGCGACGGTGGCGCTGCCGGCCGGGAAGGGGACCAAGTTCAACCACGTGTGGCAGCAGGGCAGCtcggtggccggcgacgtgccGGCGGCGCACCCCACCTCCGGGGACAACGTCCTCTCCGTCGGCAGCATCGACTTCAGCAAGTGA